In Variovorax paradoxus, a single genomic region encodes these proteins:
- a CDS encoding SDR family oxidoreductase: protein MKTVLITGCSSGYGKATAAHFLALGWNVIATMRKPDPALLGASSERLRVVRLDVTNDESIAHAVDQGIAAFGQIDVLVNNAGIGLFSAFEVTPKETIRELFETNTFGVMAMSQAVIPHMRERGEGAIVNVTSSVCFAGMPLVAPYAASKFAIEGFTEALFFELESIGVHVRLVEPGYGPGTAFTANGMDRMDGLISPPYQAYAGQLLAQFKVAGAVTTPNQVAAAVFAAATETSEKLRFPAGPDSTHLADARWNSTDEQFLAGMRSMLRMKA from the coding sequence ATGAAAACGGTACTGATCACGGGCTGCTCCTCAGGTTACGGCAAGGCCACGGCAGCGCATTTCCTGGCGCTGGGTTGGAACGTCATCGCGACGATGCGCAAGCCCGACCCGGCGCTTCTGGGAGCGTCTTCGGAGCGGTTGCGCGTGGTCCGGCTCGACGTGACGAACGACGAGAGCATCGCGCATGCAGTAGACCAAGGCATCGCGGCCTTCGGCCAGATCGACGTGCTGGTCAACAACGCCGGCATCGGCTTGTTCTCGGCCTTCGAGGTCACGCCCAAGGAAACCATCCGCGAGCTGTTCGAGACCAACACCTTCGGCGTAATGGCCATGAGCCAGGCCGTGATTCCCCACATGCGCGAGCGCGGCGAAGGCGCCATCGTCAACGTGACGTCCAGCGTCTGCTTCGCGGGGATGCCGCTGGTTGCACCCTATGCCGCCAGCAAGTTCGCGATCGAAGGGTTCACCGAAGCGCTGTTCTTCGAGCTGGAGTCCATCGGCGTGCACGTGCGGCTCGTCGAGCCGGGCTACGGCCCCGGTACCGCCTTCACGGCCAATGGCATGGACCGCATGGACGGGTTGATCTCGCCGCCGTACCAGGCCTATGCAGGACAACTCCTGGCGCAGTTCAAAGTCGCTGGCGCGGTGACGACGCCGAATCAGGTCGCGGCGGCCGTGTTCGCGGCCGCCACGGAAACGTCGGAAAAGCTGCGATTTCCCGCGGGCCCCGACAGCACCCACCTGGCCGATGCGCGCTGGAACAGCACCGACGAGCAGTTCCTTGCGGGAATGCGGTCGATGCTGCGGATGAAGGCTTAG